From the genome of Streptomyces sp. NBC_01317, one region includes:
- a CDS encoding ATP-binding protein, with protein sequence MTQYFQDPALWGLIAGTPVAATAIIRGRKSVVELRKEKEELKRHYTNLEEHYAEAVEEAKDRAEEATKTALKSAMRTLQGLASEQQLAITKIQDKYGELQILQDLLDIDHMNSQFARRAQSIAVLCDGWLGRQRAAASLYDVVRSAKGRIRHFTRVEIRAQSNFAIVSRAVEPVALTLAELLDNATSYSAPETMIEINIRPVPKGVCIVVDDAGVGMNEEEKARAAKLLSSDRAPGVSGLGNPPQFGFTVIGVLAARYGFSVSVDSTSPYGGVRAVVLLPDELLTSMPEPEEIPAVATSSPLPSDEDATGGVSSPAAAPAPATTFGGLPKRRRRGAISIVPTAGETAEAPARDSEKAASVMGAFQRGTQSGRRSTNTSSEGHEAQ encoded by the coding sequence ATGACGCAATACTTTCAGGATCCAGCGCTTTGGGGACTTATCGCTGGAACCCCCGTGGCCGCGACCGCGATCATTCGTGGACGCAAGTCAGTCGTTGAGCTGCGGAAAGAGAAGGAAGAACTCAAGCGGCACTACACGAATCTGGAGGAGCACTACGCAGAGGCCGTGGAAGAGGCCAAGGACCGCGCAGAGGAAGCCACCAAAACGGCTCTCAAGTCTGCCATGCGGACCCTTCAGGGCCTGGCGAGCGAGCAGCAGCTCGCGATCACGAAGATTCAGGACAAGTACGGCGAGCTCCAGATTCTTCAGGATCTCCTCGACATCGACCACATGAATTCGCAGTTCGCCCGGCGTGCCCAGTCGATCGCCGTGCTCTGCGACGGATGGCTCGGCCGGCAGCGCGCCGCGGCCTCCCTGTACGACGTGGTCCGCAGCGCGAAGGGGCGCATCCGCCACTTCACCCGGGTGGAAATCCGGGCCCAGAGTAATTTCGCCATCGTCAGCCGCGCCGTCGAACCGGTCGCGCTCACCCTGGCCGAACTGCTGGACAACGCGACCAGTTACTCGGCGCCGGAAACGATGATCGAGATCAATATCCGGCCCGTTCCCAAGGGTGTCTGCATCGTCGTCGACGACGCCGGTGTCGGCATGAACGAGGAAGAGAAGGCGAGGGCCGCCAAGCTCCTGTCGAGCGACCGCGCGCCCGGTGTCTCCGGTCTCGGCAACCCGCCGCAGTTCGGCTTCACGGTGATCGGTGTGCTCGCCGCCCGGTACGGCTTCAGTGTCTCCGTCGACTCCACGTCCCCGTACGGCGGGGTGCGCGCGGTGGTGCTGCTGCCCGACGAACTGCTCACGTCCATGCCAGAGCCCGAGGAGATTCCAGCCGTGGCCACCTCCTCCCCGCTGCCGTCCGACGAGGACGCGACGGGCGGCGTGAGCTCCCCCGCGGCCGCCCCCGCTCCCGCCACCACGTTCGGCGGCCTGCCCAAGCGCCGCAGGCGCGGCGCGATCTCCATCGTGCCGACGGCGGGCGAGACGGCGGAGGCGCCGGCGCGCGACAGCGAGAAGGCCGCGTCCGTCATGGGCGCGTTCCAGCGGGGCACGCAATCGGGCCGTCGTTCCACCAACACAAGCAGTGAAGGGCATGAGGCGCAGTGA
- a CDS encoding roadblock/LC7 domain-containing protein translates to MNYDLSWMLDSALEVPEARHAILVSADGLLMARSKDVGKDHADTVAAAMSGMQSLSRTVADFCGGPDQRPQWRQTLVEFDHGWVFLISAGEGAYLAVSASPEVDMAEITFRMQQLVGQLGKALTSPPREDVKA, encoded by the coding sequence GTGAACTACGATCTCTCGTGGATGCTTGACAGTGCTCTGGAAGTGCCCGAAGCACGCCATGCCATTCTGGTTTCCGCGGACGGCCTTCTCATGGCCCGTTCCAAGGATGTCGGAAAGGACCACGCCGACACCGTCGCCGCCGCGATGAGCGGAATGCAGTCGCTCAGCCGTACGGTCGCCGATTTTTGCGGCGGCCCCGATCAGCGGCCCCAGTGGCGTCAGACTCTCGTCGAGTTCGACCACGGCTGGGTGTTTCTGATATCGGCCGGAGAGGGCGCCTATCTCGCCGTCTCCGCCTCGCCCGAAGTCGACATGGCTGAGATCACCTTCCGCATGCAGCAGCTGGTCGGCCAGCTCGGCAAGGCCCTCACCAGTCCCCCTCGGGAGGATGTGAAAGCATGA
- a CDS encoding DUF742 domain-containing protein codes for MTTPDEPELEQEITPLVRPYVITNGRELLDDNDFSLITLITVSENAPQNGFLDPEKRRLMELCSGGFLSVAEIAGHTHLPVGVVKILLHDLTADGYLYTRAPIPPAKRVDRQILEEVLNGLQARFG; via the coding sequence ATGACAACACCGGACGAGCCCGAGCTGGAACAAGAAATCACTCCATTAGTGCGACCGTATGTGATCACAAACGGTCGCGAGCTGCTCGACGACAACGATTTCTCGCTGATCACTCTGATCACGGTGTCCGAGAACGCCCCGCAGAACGGGTTTCTCGATCCCGAAAAGCGGCGTCTCATGGAGCTGTGTTCCGGCGGTTTCCTCTCGGTCGCCGAGATAGCCGGGCACACCCACCTGCCCGTGGGTGTCGTCAAAATCCTCCTGCACGATCTCACGGCGGACGGCTATCTCTACACCCGTGCGCCCATACCTCCGGCAAAACGCGTCGACAGGCAAATCCTCGAGGAGGTGCTGAATGGGCTCCAAGCTCGCTTTGGATGA
- a CDS encoding GTP-binding protein: MGSKLALDDGVYLRDSVQTAAKILVVGHFAVGKTTFIGTMSEIPPLRTEEVMTQAGEGIDDLKGTPGKTTTTVAMDFGRLTLSEKLVLYLFGTPGQQRFVQVWEDMSRGALGALVLVDPNRLEESFPVMDLVERYGIPYAIAVNRFDDGTPGHSDDEIREALDLLPETPLVTCDARDQRSSANSLIVLVRYLQSRLN; encoded by the coding sequence ATGGGCTCCAAGCTCGCTTTGGATGACGGCGTCTACCTGCGCGATTCGGTGCAGACCGCCGCCAAGATCCTGGTGGTCGGTCATTTCGCGGTGGGAAAGACGACCTTCATCGGGACCATGTCCGAGATTCCGCCGCTGCGGACCGAAGAGGTCATGACGCAGGCGGGCGAGGGGATCGACGACCTCAAGGGCACGCCGGGCAAGACCACGACGACCGTGGCCATGGACTTCGGCAGGCTCACGCTCAGCGAGAAGCTGGTGCTGTACCTGTTCGGCACCCCCGGACAGCAGCGGTTCGTCCAGGTCTGGGAGGACATGTCGCGCGGCGCCCTCGGCGCCCTGGTCCTGGTCGACCCGAACCGGCTCGAAGAGTCCTTCCCCGTGATGGACCTGGTCGAGCGGTACGGAATTCCGTACGCCATCGCCGTCAACCGGTTCGACGACGGCACGCCGGGCCACTCCGACGACGAGATCCGGGAAGCGCTCGACCTGCTCCCCGAGACCCCGCTCGTCACCTGCGACGCGCGCGACCAGCGGTCGTCCGCCAATTCCCTCATCGTACTGGTCCGTTATCTCCAGTCGCGCCTCAACTAG
- a CDS encoding cytochrome P450 codes for MQSHSEFLAPPPGCPAHNSGKSVPLHGPEFAADPNGFYNYLRQFGPAAPVELTPGVEASLITDYAAALHVLQNPDTFARDARRWRALNEGRIPDDSPVLPMMMYRPNPMFSDGADHLRLRQAVTASLARIDTHRLSRHVDRVGSYLIDQFSGRGRADLVADYAQLLPLLVFNDLFGCPAEIGDRLIFGFSGIFDGVDAEKANEVLSESLFELVALKRAQPGDDVTSWLMQHEAGLNDEEMIHQLVLLIGAGTEPTQNIISSTLRLLLSEDKRGDGMLVEDAINDVLWNGPPIANYAVHYPVFDVDLSGSRLDAGNPVLISFAAANSDPGLSASRQTLSKRAHLAWGAGPHACPAKDPALLISVLAVEKLLNTLPDIELGVPAGSLTWRPGPFHRALNALPSRFTPVRHERRESAPLPTSGRNAGNTPVRDQPQRAQKGNFWSGFLSWWKV; via the coding sequence ATGCAATCTCATTCGGAATTCCTTGCTCCGCCGCCCGGCTGCCCCGCGCACAACAGCGGCAAGAGCGTGCCGCTGCACGGGCCGGAGTTCGCCGCGGACCCGAACGGCTTCTACAACTACCTGCGGCAGTTCGGGCCGGCCGCCCCGGTCGAGCTGACGCCCGGGGTCGAGGCCTCGCTCATCACCGACTACGCGGCCGCCCTGCACGTGCTCCAGAACCCCGACACCTTCGCCAGGGACGCCCGGCGCTGGCGGGCCCTGAACGAGGGCCGGATACCGGACGACAGCCCCGTCCTGCCGATGATGATGTACCGGCCGAACCCGATGTTCTCGGACGGCGCCGATCATCTGAGGCTGCGTCAGGCGGTGACGGCCAGTCTGGCGCGCATCGACACACACCGTCTGAGCCGGCACGTCGACCGGGTCGGTTCCTACCTCATCGACCAGTTCAGCGGGCGCGGCCGGGCCGATCTGGTCGCCGACTACGCGCAGTTGCTGCCCCTGCTCGTCTTCAACGACCTGTTCGGGTGCCCGGCCGAGATCGGCGACCGGCTCATCTTCGGCTTCTCCGGGATCTTCGACGGCGTCGACGCGGAGAAGGCGAACGAGGTCCTCAGCGAGTCCCTGTTCGAACTGGTCGCGCTCAAGCGCGCCCAGCCCGGCGACGACGTCACCTCGTGGCTGATGCAGCACGAAGCCGGCCTGAACGACGAGGAGATGATCCATCAGCTCGTGCTGCTGATCGGCGCGGGCACGGAGCCGACGCAGAACATCATCTCCAGCACCTTGCGTCTCCTGCTGTCCGAGGACAAGCGCGGGGACGGCATGCTGGTCGAGGACGCCATCAACGACGTGCTCTGGAACGGCCCTCCGATCGCCAACTACGCCGTGCACTACCCCGTGTTCGACGTGGACCTCTCGGGAAGCCGGCTGGACGCGGGGAACCCTGTCCTCATCAGCTTCGCGGCGGCCAACAGCGACCCGGGCCTCTCCGCGAGCCGGCAGACCCTCAGCAAGCGGGCGCACCTGGCCTGGGGCGCGGGACCGCACGCGTGCCCGGCGAAGGACCCCGCGCTCCTGATCTCCGTGCTGGCCGTCGAGAAGCTTCTCAACACACTGCCGGACATCGAGCTGGGCGTGCCGGCCGGCTCGCTGACCTGGCGTCCCGGACCGTTCCACCGCGCGCTCAACGCGCTGCCGTCCCGCTTCACGCCCGTACGGCACGAGAGGCGCGAGTCCGCTCCCCTGCCGACCTCGGGCCGCAATGCCGGAAATACTCCGGTACGGGATCAGCCGCAGCGAGCCCAGAAGGGTAACTTCTGGAGCGGATTCCTGTCCTGGTGGAAGGTGTGA
- a CDS encoding cytochrome P450 has translation MGRTLPALNPPHHTRVRQSIGNLFDRNSLEATKDSVERTTERLFDRLAQELRENGEADFSSLVSEELPSLTICEWLGLPIEDYALMRDLTHHQVFAQELLPSPSQLALSDTATLRLQEYFVELVAKRRAEPGDDPISTWLRTWDGIESDPAKADEAVYLLALLVVLAAPETTSTLISTMVWLLLEHPLQLEWLRAHPQHLPDAVEEVLRYDSPNHIISRVAGEDTTLGGVRVSKDQMVHLMIGAANHDPAQHSEPDVFNIRRRATHLSFSGGIHYCLGAPLARLEATTVLSTLLRRMPSLRISSPPVWAPRVGFRRIASLGVVAG, from the coding sequence ATGGGCAGGACACTTCCCGCACTTAATCCGCCGCATCACACCCGGGTGCGCCAGTCGATCGGCAATCTTTTCGACCGCAATTCCCTGGAAGCCACCAAGGATTCGGTCGAGAGGACGACGGAGCGGCTTTTCGACCGGCTGGCCCAGGAATTGCGGGAGAACGGCGAGGCCGATTTCAGCTCTCTGGTCAGTGAGGAACTTCCCTCTCTCACCATTTGCGAATGGCTCGGTCTGCCGATCGAGGACTACGCGCTGATGAGGGACCTGACGCATCACCAGGTGTTCGCGCAGGAATTGCTGCCCTCGCCGAGCCAGCTCGCGTTGTCCGACACCGCGACCCTCCGTCTCCAGGAGTATTTCGTCGAGCTGGTGGCGAAGCGGCGTGCGGAGCCCGGGGACGACCCGATCTCCACGTGGCTCAGGACCTGGGACGGGATCGAGTCCGACCCCGCCAAGGCCGACGAGGCCGTCTACCTCCTCGCCCTCCTGGTCGTGCTGGCCGCGCCGGAGACCACGTCGACGCTGATCTCCACCATGGTGTGGCTGCTCCTGGAGCACCCCCTCCAGCTGGAGTGGCTGCGCGCGCATCCCCAGCACCTCCCCGACGCGGTCGAGGAGGTCCTGCGGTACGACTCCCCGAACCACATCATCAGCCGGGTCGCCGGTGAGGACACCACACTCGGCGGGGTGCGGGTGTCCAAGGACCAGATGGTGCACCTCATGATCGGCGCCGCCAACCACGACCCGGCCCAGCACTCCGAGCCGGACGTCTTCAACATCCGCCGTCGCGCGACACATCTGAGCTTCAGTGGCGGAATCCACTACTGCCTGGGCGCTCCGCTGGCCCGGCTGGAGGCGACGACGGTACTGAGCACGCTGCTCAGGCGGATGCCGTCCCTGCGCATCAGTTCGCCACCGGTCTGGGCGCCCCGGGTGGGTTTCCGGCGCATCGCCTCACTCGGAGTTGTCGCGGGCTGA
- a CDS encoding enoyl-CoA hydratase/isomerase family protein: MVDAFKVLRVRHEGPLLKVQLNSPETGNAVSGLMLDELLAVLDSVHNDPGIRVLILSGAGDDFCVGGDRREFAEFLRTDPSGVAMRTLGTKARRVCDALATSDAVTVARLHGGVIGAGVALAVYCDLRAGADNCRFRLPELALGMPPAWGGSLPRLIQESGAARIRELIMTGENFDAARAAELSLLHKVVPEEELEDAISAWTRPLVRRSAAALRTTKVMMNAYASASRLADASLFDAELLTASVAAGRAGRS; this comes from the coding sequence GTGGTGGATGCTTTCAAGGTTCTGCGTGTACGGCACGAAGGGCCCCTGCTGAAGGTCCAGTTGAACAGCCCGGAGACCGGGAACGCCGTTTCCGGGCTGATGCTGGACGAGCTTCTCGCCGTTCTGGACAGCGTGCACAACGACCCCGGCATCCGCGTGCTCATCCTCTCGGGTGCCGGGGACGACTTCTGCGTGGGCGGTGACCGGCGGGAGTTCGCCGAGTTCCTCCGGACGGACCCCAGCGGGGTGGCGATGCGCACCCTCGGCACCAAGGCCCGCCGGGTCTGTGACGCCCTCGCGACCTCCGACGCGGTCACCGTCGCCCGGCTGCACGGCGGGGTGATCGGCGCGGGGGTGGCGCTCGCGGTGTACTGCGATCTGCGGGCCGGCGCGGACAACTGCCGTTTCCGGCTGCCCGAGCTGGCGCTCGGCATGCCCCCCGCGTGGGGCGGCTCACTGCCCCGGCTCATCCAGGAGTCCGGCGCCGCCCGGATCCGTGAACTCATCATGACCGGCGAGAACTTCGACGCCGCCAGGGCCGCCGAACTGTCCCTGCTCCACAAGGTCGTTCCCGAGGAGGAGCTGGAGGACGCCATCAGCGCGTGGACCAGGCCGCTGGTGCGCAGGTCCGCGGCGGCGCTGCGGACGACGAAGGTCATGATGAACGCGTACGCGTCCGCCAGCCGCCTCGCGGACGCCTCTCTTTTCGACGCGGAACTGCTGACCGCCTCGGTGGCAGCGGGGCGGGCGGGGCGGAGCTGA
- a CDS encoding GntR family transcriptional regulator: MEQDGGRERTAPPPYAAARPDRVPKQSRTSPEHREHTYSGPEPSVPRPVRRHSVRGQILDALRSALVSGDLVPGEVYSAPALGERYGVSATPVREAMQQLAREGAVEVVLNRGFRVAERGAAELAELAEVRALIEVPVMLRLARTVPAERWAELRPLAEATGAAAAVGDHAAYADRDRAFHRAVLSLSGNQQLVAVADDLHRRSQWPLVSAPAVRRADLVADAAEHTALLDALTAEDLTVVQSLVREHFRGA; this comes from the coding sequence CTGGAACAGGACGGCGGGCGGGAGAGGACCGCGCCCCCGCCGTACGCCGCCGCGCGCCCCGACCGGGTGCCGAAGCAGTCGCGTACGTCACCGGAGCACCGGGAACACACGTACAGCGGCCCTGAACCGTCCGTCCCCCGGCCGGTACGGCGCCATTCCGTACGCGGCCAGATCCTCGACGCCCTGCGCTCCGCGCTCGTCAGCGGCGACCTGGTCCCCGGCGAGGTCTACTCGGCCCCCGCCCTCGGCGAGCGGTACGGCGTGTCCGCGACGCCCGTCCGCGAGGCGATGCAGCAGCTGGCGCGGGAGGGCGCGGTCGAGGTCGTCCTGAACCGCGGCTTCCGGGTCGCCGAGCGCGGCGCCGCCGAACTCGCCGAACTGGCCGAGGTACGGGCCCTGATCGAGGTGCCGGTCATGCTCCGGCTGGCCCGTACCGTACCGGCCGAGCGCTGGGCCGAACTGCGGCCCCTGGCCGAGGCGACGGGTGCGGCCGCCGCCGTCGGCGACCACGCCGCCTACGCGGACCGCGACCGCGCCTTCCACCGCGCGGTGCTCTCCCTCTCGGGGAACCAGCAGCTGGTGGCGGTCGCGGACGACCTGCACCGCCGCTCCCAGTGGCCCCTGGTCAGCGCCCCGGCGGTGCGCCGCGCCGACCTCGTCGCCGACGCGGCGGAACACACCGCGCTCCTCGACGCGCTGACCGCCGAGGACCTGACCGTGGTGCAGTCACTCGTACGGGAACACTTCAGGGGCGCGTAG
- a CDS encoding (2Fe-2S)-binding protein encodes MTLPALLPRFPASPVTDAYARLTEVFPALRVDEIAAGGTLPHDGGWVRAADLAAGGPALDTFLGWDEAQILRDYGRPARPDVVASFALHRYAWPACLLVTLPWFLHRRVPRVPVADVAFQRVLGRMAVRTTSFACLPDDPAAGHPDARVVPDEEALRGEVRAAVAEHLGPVLEGFAPRMRRGRRALWGMATDEIVEGLWYVAHLLGEERRAMAELELLLPGTTGPYVGAAGFRELAGPDGAALATRDRASCCLHYTLRPDDTCVTCPRTCDADRLGKLTANV; translated from the coding sequence ATGACCCTTCCCGCCCTGCTGCCCCGCTTCCCGGCCTCGCCGGTCACGGACGCCTACGCCCGGCTGACCGAGGTCTTCCCCGCGCTGCGCGTCGACGAGATCGCGGCCGGCGGGACACTGCCGCACGACGGTGGCTGGGTGCGCGCGGCCGACCTCGCCGCCGGGGGCCCCGCCCTCGACACGTTCCTCGGCTGGGACGAGGCGCAGATCCTGCGGGACTACGGGCGGCCTGCCCGCCCCGACGTGGTGGCGAGCTTCGCGCTGCACCGCTACGCCTGGCCCGCCTGCCTTCTGGTCACCCTGCCGTGGTTCCTGCACCGCCGGGTACCGCGCGTGCCCGTGGCGGACGTCGCCTTCCAGCGGGTGCTGGGCAGGATGGCCGTACGGACCACGTCCTTCGCCTGCCTGCCGGACGACCCCGCCGCCGGGCACCCGGACGCCCGGGTCGTGCCGGACGAGGAGGCGCTGCGCGGCGAGGTGCGCGCGGCCGTCGCGGAGCACCTCGGGCCGGTGCTGGAGGGCTTCGCCCCCCGGATGCGCCGGGGCCGGCGGGCGCTGTGGGGCATGGCGACCGACGAGATCGTCGAGGGCCTCTGGTACGTCGCCCACCTGCTGGGCGAGGAGCGCCGGGCGATGGCCGAGCTGGAGCTGCTGCTGCCGGGCACGACGGGTCCTTACGTGGGCGCCGCGGGCTTCCGTGAGCTGGCAGGACCGGACGGCGCGGCCCTGGCGACCCGCGACCGGGCGAGCTGCTGCCTCCACTACACACTGCGTCCCGACGACACGTGTGTGACCTGCCCGCGTACGTGTGACGCCGACCGTCTCGGTAAATTGACCGCGAACGTCTGA
- a CDS encoding DUF2637 domain-containing protein, with the protein MRLTDISLDWLLPGGVLLVGILVAVAILARGKRAGEKTATEDSWERTEERRRRKEAIYGTASYALLFCCAAVAAALSFHGLVGFGQENLNLTGGWEYLVPFGLDGAAMFCSVLAVREASHGDAALGSRLLVWLFAGAAAWFNWVHAPRGLGHAGAPQFFAGMSLSAAVLFDRALKQTRRAALREQGLVPRPLPQIRIVRWLRAPRETFGAWSLMLLEGVRTLDEAVEEVREDKRTKEQNRHRRREQQKLDRAQIKALNRQHRAWGRGRGGGRQIPLPAVTAPGGSVPAVEAAAEPAIPEPGQLPYRSRLSLQPATGSEAPRTVDLTAEDDTQALPRLDSLERKLKDLEQQFG; encoded by the coding sequence ATGCGACTGACCGACATATCGCTGGACTGGCTGCTCCCCGGCGGCGTGCTGCTCGTCGGAATCCTGGTGGCGGTGGCGATCCTCGCGCGCGGCAAGCGCGCCGGTGAGAAAACCGCGACCGAGGACTCCTGGGAGCGCACCGAGGAGCGCCGCAGGCGCAAGGAAGCGATCTACGGAACCGCCTCGTACGCCCTGCTCTTCTGCTGCGCCGCGGTCGCCGCGGCGCTCTCCTTCCACGGCCTGGTCGGCTTCGGCCAGGAGAACCTGAACCTGACCGGCGGATGGGAGTACCTCGTCCCGTTCGGACTCGACGGCGCGGCGATGTTCTGCTCCGTCCTGGCCGTGCGCGAGGCCAGCCACGGTGACGCGGCTCTCGGTTCACGGCTGCTGGTGTGGCTGTTCGCCGGCGCCGCCGCGTGGTTCAACTGGGTCCACGCGCCCCGGGGCCTCGGCCACGCGGGTGCGCCCCAGTTCTTCGCCGGCATGTCTCTCTCGGCCGCGGTGCTCTTCGACCGCGCGCTGAAGCAGACCCGCCGTGCGGCGCTGCGCGAGCAGGGCCTCGTGCCCCGCCCGCTGCCGCAGATCCGGATCGTACGGTGGCTGCGCGCGCCCCGCGAGACCTTCGGCGCCTGGTCGCTGATGCTGCTCGAAGGCGTCCGCACCCTGGACGAGGCGGTCGAGGAGGTCCGTGAGGACAAGCGGACGAAGGAGCAGAACCGGCACCGCAGGCGGGAGCAGCAGAAGCTGGACCGGGCGCAGATCAAGGCGCTCAACCGGCAGCACCGCGCCTGGGGCCGGGGACGCGGCGGTGGCCGTCAGATCCCGCTGCCCGCCGTGACCGCGCCAGGAGGGTCCGTGCCGGCCGTCGAGGCCGCCGCGGAGCCTGCTATACCCGAGCCGGGACAACTGCCCTATCGCTCCCGGCTCTCCCTTCAGCCCGCGACGGGCAGTGAAGCCCCCCGTACCGTCGACCTCACCGCTGAGGACGACACCCAGGCATTGCCACGGCTCGACTCCCTGGAGCGCAAGCTCAAGGACCTGGAGCAGCAGTTCGGCTGA